Below is a window of Tsuneonella deserti DNA.
CAACGCGGCTGCGATCACGCTCGCGTCCTCCACGCCGCCTTCCCTCGCCAGGATGTCAGCCAGTGCCAGGGGGTGGTTGATGTACGGCGAGGCCTCGGCGTCCTTGCGCCTTTGTTGGCTATGCCTGGCGGCTGCGAAGGATGCCGCCTCGAGGATCAAAGTGATATCGTTTTTCATAGTGCGTTCCCTATCCAATTCTTGGCGGACGGGCGGCTACCGCATTCGAAACGCGTCACAAATTGGTTCCGTATCGTGCCCAAGGCATGCGATCAAAGCGGGTCAAGCTCCGCGGGCCCGCCTGCCGACGCCCATACGATTGCATGCTGGCGGAAATCCCGCGCGAGCGACTGGGCCTCGTCGCGGGAAGGGCCGATGAGGAGGATGCTGGGTTCGGCGGGCCAGGCCGGGTCGGCGCCTCGGCCCTCGCCCGGAATGTATTGCCAACCCCTCGCCTCCAAGTTCCGGATGAGTTCGGCCTGGCGAGCCATGTTCGCCCCGAGCGGGACTTGTTCGCTATACGGGTTCCAGGCGGTCAGGAACGCGGCCCCCGCCGCGCCGCTACGCTGTAGCAAGTCATCCAGCGCCGCCGAGCGTTCGCCGATACGCAGGACGAACGGCGGCTCGGCGAACACGTGATAATCGGTCGCCCGATAGGCTGCGATCAGGCTTGCATCGAGCTGTCGCGCCACCTCTCGCTCAATTCACCTGCCGCTCGCGTCCTTCCCAGTAGGGCGCGCGCAGTTC
It encodes the following:
- a CDS encoding DUF3293 domain-containing protein, yielding MARQLDASLIAAYRATDYHVFAEPPFVLRIGERSAALDDLLQRSGAAGAAFLTAWNPYSEQVPLGANMARQAELIRNLEARGWQYIPGEGRGADPAWPAEPSILLIGPSRDEAQSLARDFRQHAIVWASAGGPAELDPL